The proteins below come from a single Salvelinus fontinalis isolate EN_2023a chromosome 1, ASM2944872v1, whole genome shotgun sequence genomic window:
- the ntn2 gene encoding netrin 2 isoform X2, with protein sequence MREAWRCLLGLCLLACSASPASPNGAANPFAGQQTPPDPCYDDAGAARRCIPEFINAAFGKEVAVSSVCGRPTPSRSCSVVERGDERPSVRTCQICDAADPRRAHPPSYLTDLNSAHNLTCWQSENLHTSPHNVTLTLSLGKKFEITYVSLQFCSPRPESLAIYKSMDYGKSWTPYQYYSSQCRRMYNRPNKAAITKQNEQEGLCTDGHTDLYPLSGGLIAFSTLDGRPSGKDFDNSPVLQDWVTVTDIRVVFSRPQLPRELGAGGVGIGGGGRIDEDPMVPSTSLPAYFYAVGDFQVGGRCKCNGHASRCLKDKEGKLVCDCKHNTEGPECDRCKPFHYDRPWQRASAREANECLPCNCNLHARRCRFNMELYKLSGRKSGGVCMNCRHNTAGRHCHYCKEGFYRDMARPITHRRACKACDCHPVGAAGKTCNQTTGQCPCKDGVTGITCNRCAKGYQQSRSPVAPCIKIPVVNPTAMVSSSTEEPADCESYCKPVKGNLKINMKKYCKKDYAVQVNVLDMETVGDWAKFSVNVVSVYKSRGEPLKRGDNVLWIHMKDLACKCPKIQMSKRFLVMGTSETGPGGPGAGGPGAGPGAAAGAERVGLLADKNSLVIQWRDVWTRRLRKFQRKEKKGKCSKA encoded by the exons atgAGGGAAGCCTGGAGGTGCCTGCTGGGGCTTTGCCTCCTGGCATGCTCCGCCTCTCCCGCCTCCCCTAACGGTGCTGCCAATCCCTTCGCTGGGCAGCAGACACCCCCAGACCCATGCTATGATGACGCGGGCGCTGCCCGCCGCTGTATTCCCGAGTTCATCAACGCCGCCTTTGGCAAGGAGGTGGCCGTGTCCAGCGTGTGCGGCCGGCCGACGCCGTCCCGCTCTTGTAGTGTGGTGGAGCGCGGTGATGAGCGGCCCTCAGTGCGCACCTGCCAGATCTGCGATGCGGCAGACCCGCGGCGTGCCCATCCGCCCTCCTACCTCACTGACCTCAACTCGGCCCACAACCTCACCTGCTGGCAATCGGAGAACCTACACACCTCGCCGCACAACGtcaccctaaccctgtcgctGGGCAAGAAGTTTGAGATTACCTACGTCAGCCTGCAGTTCTGCTCGCCCCGCCCTGAGTCACTGGCCATCTACAAGAGCATGGACTATGGCAAGAGCTGGACGCCTTACCAGTACTACTCGTCCCAGTGTCGGCGCATGTACAACCGGCCCAACAAGGCGGCCATCACCAAGCAGAACGAGCAGGAGGGCCTGTGCACCGATGGCCACACCGACCTCTACCCCCTATCCGGGGGGCTCATTGCCTTCAGCACTCTGGACGGGCGGCCCTCCGGGAAGGACTTTGACAACAGCCCTGTGCTCCAGGACTGGGTGACAGTCACTGACATCCGCGTAGTTTTCAGCCGGCCCCAGCTGCCACGTGAGCTAGGGGCAGGAGGAGTGGGGATAGGCGGGGGTGGCCGGATTGACGAAGACCCAATGGTACCGTCCACGTCTCTGCCGGCATACTTCTACGCGGTGGGGGACTTCCAGGTGGGCGGGAGGTGTAAGTGCAACGGGCACGCCTCACGCTGCCTAAAAGACAAGGAGGGCAAGCTGGTGTGCGATTGCAAGCACAACACGGAGGGGCCCGAGTGCGACCGCTGCAAGCCCTTCCACTACGACCGGCCATGGCAAAGGGCCAGCGCCCGCGAGGCCAACGAGTGTCTAC CGTGCAACTGCAACCTGCACGCCCGGCGCTGCCGCTTCAACATGGAGCTGTACAAGTTGTCAGGGAGGAAGAGCGGAGGCGTGTGTATGAACTGTCGTCACAACACGGCCGGACGCCACTGCCACTACTGCAAGGAGGGCTTCTACCGGGATATGGCCAGGCCCATCACACACCGCCGTGCCTGCAAAG cCTGTGACTGCCACCCGGTGGGTGCGGCAGGTAAGACGTGTAACCAGACGACGGGCCAGTGCCCCTGTAAGGACGGCGTGACGGGCATCACCTGCAACCGCTGTGCAAAGGGCTACCAACAGAGCCGCTCACCTGTGGCCCCCTGCATCA agatcCCAGTGGTGAACCCTACAGCCATGGTCAGCAGCAGCACAGAGGAACCGGCAG ATTGTGAATCCTATTGCAAACCAGTGAAAGGGAATCTGAAGATCAACATGAAGAAATACTGCAAGAAAGACTATG CGGTGCAAGTCAACGTGCTGGACATGGAGACGGTGGGCGACTGGGCCAAGTTCTCGGTCAACGTGGTCTCGGTCTACAAGAGCCGTGGCGAGCCGCTCAAACGGGGCGACAACGTGCTATGGATCCATATGAAGGACCTGGCCTGCAAGTGTCCCAAAATCCAGATGAGCAAGCGCTTCCTGGTGATGGGCACCAGCGAGACCGGGCCGGGGGGCCCTGGGGCCGGGGGGCCCGGGGCTGGACCTGGGGCTGCTGCAGGAGCAGAGCGCGTAGGGCTCCTGGCCGATAAGAACAGCCTGGTCATCCAGTGGAGAGACGTATGGACGCGGCGCCTCCGGAAGTTCCAGCGCAAAGAGAAGAAGGGCAAGTGCAGCAAAGCATGA
- the ntn2 gene encoding netrin 2 isoform X1: MREAWRCLLGLCLLACSASPASPNGAANPFAGQQTPPDPCYDDAGAARRCIPEFINAAFGKEVAVSSVCGRPTPSRSCSVVERGDERPSVRTCQICDAADPRRAHPPSYLTDLNSAHNLTCWQSENLHTSPHNVTLTLSLGKKFEITYVSLQFCSPRPESLAIYKSMDYGKSWTPYQYYSSQCRRMYNRPNKAAITKQNEQEGLCTDGHTDLYPLSGGLIAFSTLDGRPSGKDFDNSPVLQDWVTVTDIRVVFSRPQLPRELGAGGVGIGGGGRIDEDPMVPSTSLPAYFYAVGDFQVGGRCKCNGHASRCLKDKEGKLVCDCKHNTEGPECDRCKPFHYDRPWQRASAREANECLPCNCNLHARRCRFNMELYKLSGRKSGGVCMNCRHNTAGRHCHYCKEGFYRDMARPITHRRACKACDCHPVGAAGKTCNQTTGQCPCKDGVTGITCNRCAKGYQQSRSPVAPCIKIPVVNPTAMVSSSTEEPAADCESYCKPVKGNLKINMKKYCKKDYAVQVNVLDMETVGDWAKFSVNVVSVYKSRGEPLKRGDNVLWIHMKDLACKCPKIQMSKRFLVMGTSETGPGGPGAGGPGAGPGAAAGAERVGLLADKNSLVIQWRDVWTRRLRKFQRKEKKGKCSKA, translated from the exons atgAGGGAAGCCTGGAGGTGCCTGCTGGGGCTTTGCCTCCTGGCATGCTCCGCCTCTCCCGCCTCCCCTAACGGTGCTGCCAATCCCTTCGCTGGGCAGCAGACACCCCCAGACCCATGCTATGATGACGCGGGCGCTGCCCGCCGCTGTATTCCCGAGTTCATCAACGCCGCCTTTGGCAAGGAGGTGGCCGTGTCCAGCGTGTGCGGCCGGCCGACGCCGTCCCGCTCTTGTAGTGTGGTGGAGCGCGGTGATGAGCGGCCCTCAGTGCGCACCTGCCAGATCTGCGATGCGGCAGACCCGCGGCGTGCCCATCCGCCCTCCTACCTCACTGACCTCAACTCGGCCCACAACCTCACCTGCTGGCAATCGGAGAACCTACACACCTCGCCGCACAACGtcaccctaaccctgtcgctGGGCAAGAAGTTTGAGATTACCTACGTCAGCCTGCAGTTCTGCTCGCCCCGCCCTGAGTCACTGGCCATCTACAAGAGCATGGACTATGGCAAGAGCTGGACGCCTTACCAGTACTACTCGTCCCAGTGTCGGCGCATGTACAACCGGCCCAACAAGGCGGCCATCACCAAGCAGAACGAGCAGGAGGGCCTGTGCACCGATGGCCACACCGACCTCTACCCCCTATCCGGGGGGCTCATTGCCTTCAGCACTCTGGACGGGCGGCCCTCCGGGAAGGACTTTGACAACAGCCCTGTGCTCCAGGACTGGGTGACAGTCACTGACATCCGCGTAGTTTTCAGCCGGCCCCAGCTGCCACGTGAGCTAGGGGCAGGAGGAGTGGGGATAGGCGGGGGTGGCCGGATTGACGAAGACCCAATGGTACCGTCCACGTCTCTGCCGGCATACTTCTACGCGGTGGGGGACTTCCAGGTGGGCGGGAGGTGTAAGTGCAACGGGCACGCCTCACGCTGCCTAAAAGACAAGGAGGGCAAGCTGGTGTGCGATTGCAAGCACAACACGGAGGGGCCCGAGTGCGACCGCTGCAAGCCCTTCCACTACGACCGGCCATGGCAAAGGGCCAGCGCCCGCGAGGCCAACGAGTGTCTAC CGTGCAACTGCAACCTGCACGCCCGGCGCTGCCGCTTCAACATGGAGCTGTACAAGTTGTCAGGGAGGAAGAGCGGAGGCGTGTGTATGAACTGTCGTCACAACACGGCCGGACGCCACTGCCACTACTGCAAGGAGGGCTTCTACCGGGATATGGCCAGGCCCATCACACACCGCCGTGCCTGCAAAG cCTGTGACTGCCACCCGGTGGGTGCGGCAGGTAAGACGTGTAACCAGACGACGGGCCAGTGCCCCTGTAAGGACGGCGTGACGGGCATCACCTGCAACCGCTGTGCAAAGGGCTACCAACAGAGCCGCTCACCTGTGGCCCCCTGCATCA agatcCCAGTGGTGAACCCTACAGCCATGGTCAGCAGCAGCACAGAGGAACCGGCAG CAGATTGTGAATCCTATTGCAAACCAGTGAAAGGGAATCTGAAGATCAACATGAAGAAATACTGCAAGAAAGACTATG CGGTGCAAGTCAACGTGCTGGACATGGAGACGGTGGGCGACTGGGCCAAGTTCTCGGTCAACGTGGTCTCGGTCTACAAGAGCCGTGGCGAGCCGCTCAAACGGGGCGACAACGTGCTATGGATCCATATGAAGGACCTGGCCTGCAAGTGTCCCAAAATCCAGATGAGCAAGCGCTTCCTGGTGATGGGCACCAGCGAGACCGGGCCGGGGGGCCCTGGGGCCGGGGGGCCCGGGGCTGGACCTGGGGCTGCTGCAGGAGCAGAGCGCGTAGGGCTCCTGGCCGATAAGAACAGCCTGGTCATCCAGTGGAGAGACGTATGGACGCGGCGCCTCCGGAAGTTCCAGCGCAAAGAGAAGAAGGGCAAGTGCAGCAAAGCATGA